A part of Dehalogenimonas sp. W genomic DNA contains:
- a CDS encoding GIDE domain-containing protein: MTGEPAASFFILLFTAALASGCLLAAFHFYRRRCLINDTPTSKTKGVFIGLAEIKGTAESDTPLTSYLAGTSCVYFRYKVEEHWRRTSLDAKGRPKTESGWKTVAEETKMVPIFLKDDTGLIRILPEGAEIHADNVFKEECRRNDPLYYDKGPTQGISHSTHRRRFTEEAIALYRPLYVVGQARERRDIVAAEIARSKDMPLYLISTKAEDHHSGRYRLWYSLWLAFGLAVSLGGLWLYNAQSLNHPSLGELLVGGAALYAVATLLGWLWNAYNSLVHLRQRVNQGWSQIEIELKRRHDLIPSLLRAVEAYRSHESGLQQLVTELRRETSDTAGGSSFSSPKFVPQFAGCFGKVSGLKG; the protein is encoded by the coding sequence ATGACTGGCGAGCCCGCTGCCTCCTTTTTTATCCTTTTATTCACGGCTGCTCTGGCATCAGGGTGCCTGCTGGCGGCCTTCCATTTCTACCGGCGCCGTTGTCTGATAAACGACACCCCGACTTCAAAAACCAAAGGGGTGTTTATCGGCCTGGCGGAAATTAAAGGCACCGCCGAAAGCGACACGCCGCTTACCAGTTACCTTGCCGGCACCAGCTGTGTCTATTTTCGTTACAAAGTTGAGGAACACTGGCGGCGAACCAGTCTTGACGCCAAAGGCCGCCCCAAAACCGAGAGTGGCTGGAAAACCGTTGCCGAAGAAACCAAAATGGTACCTATCTTCTTAAAGGATGACACCGGTCTGATCCGGATATTACCCGAAGGTGCTGAGATTCATGCCGACAACGTCTTCAAGGAAGAATGCCGCCGTAATGACCCGCTTTATTATGACAAAGGGCCGACGCAGGGAATCAGTCATTCCACCCACCGGCGGCGCTTCACCGAGGAAGCCATCGCCCTGTACCGTCCGCTTTATGTAGTCGGGCAGGCCAGGGAACGCCGGGATATAGTGGCTGCCGAAATTGCCCGGAGCAAAGACATGCCTCTCTATTTAATCTCCACTAAGGCAGAGGACCACCATTCCGGCCGTTACCGGTTATGGTATAGCCTGTGGCTGGCCTTCGGCCTAGCCGTCAGCCTTGGCGGACTCTGGTTATATAATGCCCAGAGTCTCAACCACCCATCCCTCGGTGAGTTGTTGGTCGGCGGTGCCGCCCTGTATGCCGTGGCGACACTGCTCGGATGGCTATGGAACGCCTACAACAGCCTGGTCCACCTGCGCCAAAGAGTCAACCAGGGCTGGTCACAGATAGAGATAGAACTCAAGCGGCGGCATGACCTGATACCCAGTCTGCTGCGAGCCGTGGAAGCCTACCGGAGCCACGAAAGCGGCCTGCAGCAGTTGGTAACCGAACTGCGGCGGGAAACCAGCGATACAGCAGGGGGCAGCAGTTTCTCCTCCCCAAAGTTTGTCCCGCAATTTGCTGGCTGTTTTGGAAAAGTATCCGGACTTAAAGGCTGA
- the rpsT gene encoding 30S ribosomal protein S20 has product MANTKSSKKSILTSAKQTARNKAARSALKTAVRKAEKAVVTGGDEAKTAIIASQSALDIAAKKGIIHANTAARKKSRLTKKLNAA; this is encoded by the coding sequence TTGGCCAATACCAAGAGTTCTAAAAAGAGTATTTTAACTTCAGCGAAGCAGACCGCACGCAACAAAGCAGCTCGCAGTGCACTGAAAACCGCAGTTCGCAAAGCTGAAAAAGCGGTAGTGACCGGTGGTGATGAGGCCAAGACAGCCATTATCGCCAGCCAGAGTGCGCTGGATATCGCCGCCAAGAAAGGCATTATCCATGCCAACACCGCGGCCCGCAAGAAGAGCCGTTTGACCAAAAAACTCAACGCCGCCTAG
- the folP gene encoding dihydropteroate synthase, producing the protein MTEMYMNHPKPTLIGASMFYWGQRTFIMGIVNVTPDSFSGDGLADNIEAAVAQAKRMEAEGADIIDVGGESTRPGAPEVDDEEEIRRVVPVIEQLKSEIKIPISIDTCKASVAEAAVTAGADLLNDVWGLKRDSRLAEVAARRNRPVILTASQRDASVSDIMPAVEGHLKWAIAQAEGLGVASENIIVDPGFGFGKTVGQNLEIIRKLGELKSLGKPILLGVSRKSTIGRVLGDVPAGERLEGTLTADVLGIAHGADIIRVHDVSAHVKAVKVADAIVRGWIEENG; encoded by the coding sequence ATGACTGAAATGTATATGAATCACCCAAAACCGACCCTCATCGGGGCCTCTATGTTTTACTGGGGGCAGCGCACTTTCATCATGGGTATCGTCAACGTTACACCGGACTCTTTTTCCGGTGATGGCCTCGCAGATAATATTGAAGCTGCGGTCGCTCAAGCCAAACGTATGGAAGCTGAAGGGGCGGATATTATTGATGTCGGCGGTGAGTCAACCCGGCCCGGAGCCCCGGAAGTCGATGATGAAGAAGAAATAAGGCGGGTAGTTCCGGTTATTGAGCAGCTGAAATCGGAAATTAAAATTCCGATCAGTATTGATACCTGTAAAGCCTCGGTTGCTGAGGCCGCCGTTACGGCCGGAGCTGATTTACTGAACGATGTTTGGGGTTTGAAGCGAGACAGCCGACTGGCTGAGGTGGCGGCTCGCCGCAATCGACCGGTCATTCTCACCGCTTCACAACGTGACGCCTCCGTCAGTGATATTATGCCGGCGGTTGAGGGGCATTTGAAATGGGCGATTGCTCAGGCTGAGGGTCTGGGGGTGGCTTCGGAAAATATCATCGTTGATCCGGGCTTTGGCTTCGGCAAGACAGTTGGTCAGAATCTGGAGATTATCCGGAAACTGGGCGAGTTGAAATCATTGGGCAAGCCAATTTTACTTGGTGTATCTCGGAAATCCACCATCGGGCGGGTGCTGGGTGATGTCCCTGCAGGCGAACGTCTGGAGGGAACACTGACGGCCGATGTGCTGGGTATCGCGCACGGCGCTGACATTATCCGGGTTCATGATGTCAGCGCACACGTCAAGGCTGTCAAGGTCGCCGATGCCATTGTGCGGGGTTGGATTGAAGAAAATGGATAA
- the folK gene encoding 2-amino-4-hydroxy-6-hydroxymethyldihydropteridine diphosphokinase, with the protein MDNNELKLTSAATAYLGLGSNLGDRLANLERAVGLLSRPLKILRISPVYETEPVDVPEQGKFLNLVVEAQTHIAPADLLKLIKGMEQVVGRGKAGSGQPRIIDIDILLYGNIRVNSENLVIPHPRLSRRAFVLRPLNDLVPKLRHPGNRKTMAELLLALGDIKGVYIYPASVSP; encoded by the coding sequence ATGGATAATAATGAACTGAAACTGACATCGGCGGCGACAGCGTATCTGGGGTTGGGTTCCAACCTTGGTGACCGCTTGGCTAACTTGGAACGGGCGGTCGGGCTGTTGAGCCGGCCTTTGAAGATATTACGGATATCCCCGGTGTATGAGACGGAACCGGTGGATGTGCCGGAACAGGGTAAATTCCTCAATTTGGTAGTTGAAGCCCAAACTCATATCGCTCCGGCTGATTTACTGAAACTCATCAAGGGCATGGAGCAGGTGGTTGGCCGAGGTAAAGCTGGTTCCGGCCAGCCGCGAATCATTGATATTGACATCTTGTTATACGGCAATATCCGGGTGAATTCTGAAAATCTGGTTATTCCTCACCCGCGGTTATCCCGCCGGGCTTTCGTTCTGAGGCCGCTCAATGATCTGGTGCCGAAATTAAGACATCCCGGCAACCGGAAGACGATGGCGGAATTGCTTCTGGCTTTAGGTGATATAAAAGGGGTATACATTTATCCCGCGAGTGTGTCGCCGTGA
- a CDS encoding patatin-like phospholipase family protein produces MKLGLALSGGAARGLAHIGVIEVLERNNIPVEVVTGTSMGAIIGAAYSRGLSAAELKAQALDIGWQQLAPLIELNPLQTSGIFGVRRVKRKLRNLIGDPDFSDLEKPFACVATDIFTGEAVTLSSGKVLDAVLASMALPLIFKVPKMGRRYLVDGGITDPLPVGVCRNLGAEKVIAVNVLKDLALSVSKRNGVARVELRPPNIFQVLSQVIYIASGHLAAAGLKEADVAIEPDMTGIHLADFNLARQAVICGEKAAEQALKEIRQLR; encoded by the coding sequence GTGAAGTTGGGATTGGCGCTCTCCGGTGGTGCGGCCAGGGGGCTGGCCCACATCGGTGTGATAGAAGTTCTTGAACGTAATAATATTCCGGTTGAAGTGGTCACTGGTACCAGTATGGGGGCTATCATCGGAGCCGCTTACTCCCGTGGTTTATCGGCTGCGGAACTCAAAGCCCAGGCTCTGGACATCGGTTGGCAACAACTGGCACCACTGATTGAATTGAATCCGCTGCAGACCAGCGGTATCTTTGGTGTCAGGCGCGTTAAGCGCAAGTTAAGGAACCTGATTGGAGACCCTGATTTCAGTGATCTGGAAAAGCCTTTTGCCTGCGTGGCGACTGATATCTTTACCGGCGAAGCGGTGACTCTTTCCAGCGGTAAGGTGCTGGACGCAGTTCTCGCCAGCATGGCACTGCCGCTGATCTTTAAAGTGCCGAAGATGGGCCGCCGCTATCTGGTGGATGGGGGTATCACTGATCCATTGCCGGTTGGCGTTTGTCGTAATCTGGGAGCGGAAAAGGTAATTGCGGTCAACGTATTGAAAGATTTGGCCTTGTCGGTATCCAAGCGCAACGGTGTGGCAAGAGTAGAACTAAGACCGCCGAATATTTTTCAGGTGCTATCCCAGGTAATTTACATCGCATCCGGCCACCTGGCGGCTGCAGGGCTGAAGGAGGCGGACGTTGCCATTGAACCGGATATGACAGGTATTCATTTGGCGGACTTCAATCTGGCACGTCAAGCCGTTATTTGCGGTGAAAAGGCGGCTGAGCAAGCCCTGAAAGAAATAAGACAGTTACGGTAG
- the dnaA gene encoding chromosomal replication initiator protein DnaA: MSRAEKPILKTLGRAFFLPEGYYFLSNHLEKLRLPTEETTISNDAGQLWETALGELECSLSRPNFRTWYIGTTGLNYDNGRFVIGVANTFVAEYLERNQRSLIEKTLIKLTGCPNMELTFQVLGNPRGARSSGKASAVTRTATRCFNPRYDFDSFIVGNSNRLAHAAALSAAQQPGRSYNPLFIHGQSGLGKTHLLQAIGQVASNEGRNVRYVSGEQFTSEFVSALKERRADEFRELYRGVDLLLIDDIQFIAGKAQTEESFFHTFNELHNSGKQIVLSADSPPRAISQLEDRLRSRFEWGLTTEIASPDEKTRLAILKARAEEAGEEITPDVLDYLASEVIRNIRELEGNLNRVLAYSRLLRSAVTPDLARRALKNIAGEPEAAQTDTPAHLLDTVAECYEINTEALVGRRRDKETANARQVAMYVLKSQNIWSLSEIGRMVGDRSAATVSHACDKITRELEFNPLLKRKINDIEGRIRRE, encoded by the coding sequence GTGAGCCGGGCTGAAAAACCAATCCTGAAGACACTGGGCCGGGCATTTTTTTTGCCTGAAGGGTATTACTTCCTCTCAAACCATCTGGAGAAATTACGCTTGCCGACCGAAGAAACAACAATAAGCAATGATGCCGGCCAATTATGGGAGACGGCGCTGGGTGAACTGGAATGTTCGCTGAGCCGCCCTAACTTCCGCACCTGGTATATCGGTACGACCGGTCTGAATTACGATAATGGTCGTTTCGTTATTGGGGTTGCTAATACCTTCGTGGCTGAATATTTGGAGCGCAATCAGCGTTCGTTGATTGAGAAGACGCTGATTAAGCTCACGGGTTGCCCGAATATGGAGTTGACCTTCCAGGTTTTGGGGAATCCCCGCGGTGCCAGATCTTCCGGAAAGGCATCAGCGGTAACCAGAACGGCCACTCGTTGTTTCAATCCGCGGTATGATTTTGATTCTTTTATCGTGGGTAACTCCAATCGTCTTGCCCACGCTGCGGCGCTGTCAGCAGCTCAGCAGCCCGGTCGGAGTTATAATCCATTGTTTATTCACGGCCAAAGTGGATTGGGCAAGACTCATCTGCTTCAGGCAATCGGACAGGTCGCCTCAAACGAGGGGCGTAATGTCCGCTATGTTTCCGGCGAGCAGTTCACTTCGGAATTTGTCTCTGCCCTGAAAGAACGCCGCGCCGATGAGTTCCGGGAACTTTACCGCGGCGTAGATCTGCTGTTGATTGATGATATTCAGTTCATTGCCGGTAAGGCACAAACGGAAGAAAGTTTTTTTCACACCTTCAATGAATTACATAATTCCGGCAAGCAGATAGTCCTGTCAGCTGATTCGCCACCTCGAGCCATCTCCCAACTGGAAGATCGGCTGCGTTCCCGGTTTGAGTGGGGCTTGACCACGGAAATTGCTTCGCCGGATGAAAAAACTCGGCTGGCAATTCTCAAGGCCAGGGCGGAGGAAGCCGGGGAAGAGATTACCCCTGACGTACTGGACTATCTGGCTTCTGAAGTTATCCGCAACATTCGGGAACTTGAGGGTAATTTAAACCGGGTGCTGGCCTATTCCAGATTATTGCGCTCTGCGGTTACACCGGATCTGGCCCGGCGGGCATTAAAGAACATTGCCGGGGAACCGGAGGCGGCTCAAACCGATACTCCGGCACACTTGTTAGATACGGTGGCAGAGTGTTATGAAATAAACACCGAAGCCCTGGTGGGTCGCCGTCGGGATAAGGAAACTGCCAATGCCCGTCAAGTGGCGATGTATGTATTGAAATCACAGAATATCTGGTCGTTGAGCGAGATTGGCCGGATGGTGGGGGATCGTAGTGCGGCTACTGTCAGCCATGCGTGCGACAAGATCACCCGGGAACTGGAATTTAATCCATTACTAAAACGCAAAATCAACGATATTGAAGGCCGTATCAGACGAGAATAG
- a CDS encoding DUF951 domain-containing protein yields the protein MTEREIVEFRLNDVLRMRKPHACGGYEWTVYRLGADIGIVCDCCRRRLLLPRTDLEKRLKTFISRGQENLE from the coding sequence ATGACGGAGCGTGAAATTGTTGAATTCCGGCTGAATGATGTTCTCCGAATGCGCAAGCCTCACGCTTGTGGCGGTTACGAGTGGACAGTATATCGGCTGGGGGCGGATATCGGCATTGTTTGCGATTGTTGCCGTCGGCGATTATTGTTACCTCGGACAGATTTGGAAAAACGTCTGAAAACCTTCATTTCCAGAGGGCAGGAAAACCTGGAATGA
- a CDS encoding presenilin family intramembrane aspartyl protease, protein MKIKPAVYSFLAMVLSGILAITVASRQLRFIDDEGIGLPQVSAGWPLVYFFGAVAFMSLTLAFLPLSLLRLAAKALFLVLFGWGVFVVLGLALPVYAAGAIAAVAALAWLRWSRLWLHDLLLGIALAGYGAVFGILLSPVAALLIMASLSVYDLISVRSGHMMWMVSKLTGVEVVPAFVFPGNAADWHLAVGDIHLDDKDTRDVSLLGGGDVGFSLIMVVSVLAAGGVAAAVFMGLCLLLGLRSVYWVQKIFFKGGPTPALPPLTVAATLGWGILVLLSVI, encoded by the coding sequence ATGAAGATTAAGCCGGCGGTTTACAGTTTTTTAGCCATGGTCTTAAGCGGTATTCTGGCGATAACCGTTGCTTCGCGGCAATTACGTTTCATAGATGACGAGGGTATCGGCTTGCCACAGGTTTCCGCCGGCTGGCCGCTGGTGTATTTTTTTGGTGCAGTGGCGTTTATGAGCCTGACGCTGGCTTTTTTGCCGCTCAGCCTGCTGCGGTTGGCGGCTAAAGCGTTGTTTTTGGTGCTGTTTGGTTGGGGCGTTTTCGTGGTACTGGGACTGGCACTGCCGGTATATGCGGCAGGTGCCATTGCCGCCGTTGCGGCATTGGCGTGGCTGCGCTGGAGCCGTTTGTGGCTGCATGACTTGCTTTTGGGAATTGCACTGGCCGGTTATGGCGCGGTTTTCGGGATATTATTGTCACCGGTGGCTGCTTTGCTCATTATGGCGTCGCTTTCGGTTTATGACCTGATCTCGGTACGCTCCGGGCATATGATGTGGATGGTGAGCAAGTTAACCGGCGTGGAAGTAGTGCCGGCCTTCGTTTTTCCCGGTAATGCTGCTGATTGGCATCTGGCCGTGGGTGACATCCATCTGGACGATAAAGACACCCGAGATGTTTCATTACTGGGCGGTGGGGACGTAGGTTTTTCGCTGATAATGGTAGTGTCGGTGCTGGCCGCCGGGGGCGTTGCTGCTGCGGTTTTTATGGGCTTATGCCTGCTTTTAGGACTACGATCAGTTTATTGGGTGCAAAAGATATTCTTTAAGGGTGGCCCGACACCGGCCTTGCCGCCGCTGACAGTGGCTGCTACCCTGGGTTGGGGGATATTGGTGCTGCTCTCGGTCATCTAG
- a CDS encoding folylpolyglutamate synthase/dihydrofolate synthase family protein has protein sequence MINSDYQAALDWLYGFVDFEVVSRSRDPGRFDLRRVALLLDKTGNPHLNARTVHIAGSKGKGSTAAMIYAVLCRAGYKTGLYTSPHLVETTERFKFNGTDITPAEFAGLSALLVSPVAAINAEARFGKLTTFEIMTVLAFMFFAGKGAEWQVIETGLGGRLDATNVVSPVLSVITPVSLEHTEVLGSTLTEIAREKAGIIKPGVPVVCAPQQPEAMAVITAVAADRNASLVEVDPDDLTSSNYASGGQNFRLKGRLAAYDIRLPLLGSYQRVNAATAVTALEVLVAQALVLTGRDIEQGLTAVDWPGRFQVVGQQPWLILDGAHSPAAAEELKQSLQAFFSERPRPAVLVVGVSSDKDIDGMAEILGPEFDNIVIVRADHPRAMELGRLRDAFGNCNRVIYQADNVGDALQLGRSLAGADGLVCVTGSLFVVGAAMRVLKPVA, from the coding sequence ATGATAAATTCTGACTACCAGGCCGCTCTTGATTGGCTGTATGGCTTTGTGGATTTTGAGGTGGTGTCCCGGTCTCGGGACCCGGGCCGTTTTGACTTGCGCCGGGTGGCCTTGTTGCTGGATAAAACCGGTAACCCGCATCTGAATGCCCGGACGGTCCATATCGCCGGCAGCAAGGGCAAGGGCTCCACGGCTGCAATGATATACGCGGTTTTGTGTCGCGCCGGTTATAAAACCGGACTATACACCTCGCCGCATCTGGTGGAGACCACCGAACGTTTTAAGTTCAATGGCACTGATATTACACCGGCTGAGTTTGCCGGTTTGTCGGCACTGTTAGTCTCGCCGGTTGCCGCGATAAACGCTGAAGCCCGTTTTGGCAAACTGACTACTTTTGAAATCATGACCGTGCTGGCCTTCATGTTTTTTGCCGGTAAGGGGGCGGAATGGCAGGTAATTGAAACCGGTTTGGGCGGGCGGCTGGATGCCACCAATGTGGTGTCGCCGGTACTGTCGGTCATCACTCCCGTCAGTCTGGAGCATACTGAGGTGCTGGGTAGCACCCTGACTGAAATAGCCCGTGAAAAGGCTGGCATTATCAAGCCGGGCGTGCCGGTGGTTTGCGCGCCTCAGCAGCCTGAAGCGATGGCGGTCATTACTGCGGTGGCCGCCGACCGCAACGCTTCATTGGTTGAAGTTGACCCCGATGATTTGACGTCTTCAAATTATGCTTCAGGAGGGCAAAACTTTCGGCTGAAGGGCCGGCTGGCCGCTTATGACATTCGTTTGCCGCTATTGGGCTCCTATCAGCGAGTTAACGCCGCAACGGCGGTTACAGCGCTGGAGGTACTGGTGGCGCAAGCGCTGGTTTTGACCGGACGGGATATTGAACAAGGTTTGACGGCGGTGGACTGGCCGGGGCGCTTTCAGGTGGTGGGGCAGCAGCCGTGGCTGATTCTTGACGGAGCCCATTCACCCGCGGCTGCTGAAGAACTGAAACAGTCACTTCAGGCTTTTTTCTCAGAGCGGCCCCGCCCGGCGGTGCTGGTTGTGGGTGTTTCCTCAGATAAGGATATTGACGGTATGGCGGAGATACTGGGCCCGGAATTTGATAATATCGTAATTGTTCGGGCTGACCATCCGCGGGCAATGGAACTGGGCCGGCTGAGAGATGCCTTTGGAAACTGCAATCGGGTGATTTATCAGGCTGATAATGTTGGAGATGCGCTGCAACTTGGCCGGAGTCTGGCCGGAGCCGACGGTCTGGTCTGTGTCACCGGGTCTTTGTTTGTCGTGGGGGCGGCCATGCGGGTGCTGAAGCCGGTTGCTTGA
- the fmt gene encoding methionyl-tRNA formyltransferase: protein MKIVFMGTPDFAVPALAGLIAEGYQIAAVYTRPDAPAGRGRTLSSSPIKRLAESHQLEIRQPHSLRSEEARHELQLLNPDVIVVAAYGLILPQAVLDIPRLSCVNIHASLLPRHRGAAPIAAAIAAGDNFSGISIMRMDKGIDTGGIYSRAMIPIFDHDTTGYLTERLATVGIAALLDVLPQLESGTITEVPQPAEGTTYAPMLTKDDGRIDWRQSAVVIWRQARALQPWPGAFGTWGGKQLKLLETVPISMPTAVAPGTVVELPPAAAAPWGIATADGILGVCRLQMEGKRAVSASEFLRGQRGLIGTILE, encoded by the coding sequence ATGAAAATAGTTTTTATGGGCACCCCCGATTTTGCTGTTCCGGCTCTGGCCGGGTTGATTGCCGAAGGTTATCAAATAGCCGCGGTTTATACCCGTCCCGACGCACCGGCCGGCCGCGGCCGGACATTGAGTTCATCCCCGATTAAAAGGCTGGCCGAGTCGCATCAGCTGGAAATCCGACAACCGCATTCGCTCCGTAGTGAAGAAGCGCGGCACGAGCTTCAATTACTGAACCCTGATGTCATTGTGGTAGCCGCTTACGGTCTGATACTGCCTCAGGCCGTGTTGGATATTCCGCGCCTGAGTTGTGTGAACATCCACGCCTCATTGCTGCCGCGACATCGTGGTGCCGCTCCGATCGCTGCGGCCATTGCCGCCGGGGATAACTTCAGCGGTATCAGCATTATGCGAATGGACAAAGGAATAGACACCGGCGGCATCTATTCACGGGCCATGATTCCGATCTTTGACCATGATACCACCGGCTATCTGACTGAAAGACTGGCCACTGTCGGTATCGCCGCCTTACTGGATGTCCTGCCCCAGCTTGAGTCCGGCACCATCACCGAGGTACCTCAGCCAGCCGAGGGCACCACTTACGCCCCCATGCTAACCAAGGACGATGGACGCATTGACTGGAGGCAGTCGGCTGTGGTTATTTGGCGTCAGGCCAGAGCCTTACAGCCGTGGCCGGGAGCCTTCGGTACCTGGGGCGGTAAACAACTGAAATTGTTAGAAACCGTCCCGATAAGCATGCCAACCGCAGTTGCACCCGGTACCGTTGTTGAACTCCCCCCCGCCGCCGCCGCACCCTGGGGTATCGCCACCGCCGATGGGATTTTAGGGGTCTGCCGGTTGCAGATGGAAGGTAAACGCGCGGTATCCGCTTCAGAGTTCCTCCGCGGCCAGCGTGGTTTAATCGGCACCATATTAGAGTAG
- the pyrF gene encoding orotidine-5'-phosphate decarboxylase: protein MNFIEKLTGAARANDSWLCVGLDPELGRLPSGTSTFEFCRAVIEATQDLACAFKPNAAFFEALGSDGWTILKTVIDAVPKHIPVILDAKRGDIGNTAVAYARSAFEHLGADAVTVNPYMGYDSVKPFTDYPDRGVFVLCRTSNPGSADFQSLEFDGKPLYQIVADKVVNWNTFGNLGLVVGATKPDELRTVRVAHPELPLLIPGVGAQGGSLELAVKNGVNATGELAIINSSRQIIYASYGVDFAAAARQAALNLRDQINWYRRK from the coding sequence ATGAATTTTATTGAAAAGCTTACCGGCGCTGCGCGGGCTAATGACAGTTGGTTGTGTGTGGGGTTGGATCCTGAACTAGGCCGGTTGCCTTCCGGCACCAGCACCTTTGAGTTTTGCCGGGCCGTGATTGAGGCGACACAGGATTTGGCGTGTGCGTTTAAGCCCAACGCTGCTTTTTTTGAGGCGCTGGGTTCTGACGGTTGGACTATACTTAAGACAGTGATTGATGCTGTGCCTAAACACATTCCGGTCATTCTGGATGCCAAGAGAGGCGATATCGGTAATACAGCCGTTGCCTATGCCCGCTCAGCTTTTGAGCACCTGGGTGCTGATGCTGTAACCGTCAATCCCTATATGGGTTATGATTCGGTTAAGCCGTTCACGGATTACCCGGACAGGGGGGTGTTTGTGCTTTGCCGGACCTCCAATCCTGGTTCGGCTGATTTTCAATCCCTTGAATTTGATGGAAAGCCTTTATATCAGATAGTGGCGGATAAGGTCGTCAATTGGAATACCTTCGGTAATCTGGGACTGGTGGTCGGAGCGACTAAACCGGACGAATTAAGGACCGTCCGAGTGGCACACCCCGAATTGCCATTGCTGATTCCCGGAGTAGGGGCTCAGGGCGGCAGCCTGGAACTGGCGGTTAAGAATGGAGTCAACGCCACCGGAGAATTGGCGATAATTAACAGTTCCCGCCAGATTATCTACGCATCATACGGTGTTGATTTCGCCGCCGCTGCCCGGCAGGCGGCGCTTAATCTAAGAGACCAGATCAACTGGTATCGGAGAAAATAA
- a CDS encoding PAS domain-containing protein — translation MLENLPVYAIEAMLDSLPIDLTFMDADDKIVFFNRCRIFKRPPECLGRDVRGCHQPDSHAAIDRLVADFRSGARDNEEHIVKKADGRQLRVRYLAARDPSGQYQGLVEMVEEIN, via the coding sequence ATGCTGGAAAATTTACCCGTCTACGCCATTGAGGCAATGTTGGATTCATTACCGATTGACCTGACTTTTATGGATGCCGACGATAAGATCGTCTTCTTCAATCGTTGCCGTATCTTCAAACGACCGCCGGAATGCCTTGGCCGGGACGTCCGTGGTTGCCACCAACCAGACAGCCACGCGGCGATTGACCGCCTGGTGGCGGATTTCCGCTCCGGCGCGCGCGATAATGAGGAACACATAGTGAAAAAGGCTGACGGCCGGCAATTGAGAGTGCGCTATCTGGCCGCACGTGACCCATCGGGCCAATACCAGGGCCTTGTGGAGATGGTTGAAGAAATCAATTAA
- a CDS encoding DOMON domain-containing protein yields MTLSFFRRTLFLLFAVLLTASLALAGCGGDDPPPTTSAPPTTTGPTGPIAFTGGKYQHQTTYNDVITVATSNDDGTISVGIKARTTGWIAIALSPSLQKAGADLWMFTVDSNGNVTAVDSYSPGYSGSHPPDTANNGKNDLFDVTGSEINGVTTIEFKRDLNTLESYDVRIVNGVNAFIWAIGPSDNTFEEHSLLGFGDITASIEHP; encoded by the coding sequence ATGACTTTATCTTTCTTCCGCAGGACTTTATTTTTGTTATTTGCCGTCCTATTAACAGCCAGTCTGGCGCTTGCCGGCTGCGGTGGCGACGATCCGCCCCCGACAACTTCCGCCCCTCCGACGACAACCGGCCCCACCGGCCCCATCGCTTTTACCGGCGGTAAATACCAACACCAAACCACTTATAACGATGTTATCACTGTGGCCACCAGCAACGATGACGGTACCATTTCCGTCGGTATCAAGGCGCGGACCACCGGCTGGATTGCCATCGCCCTCAGTCCCAGTCTTCAGAAAGCCGGAGCTGACTTGTGGATGTTTACCGTTGACTCAAACGGCAACGTAACTGCCGTTGATTCCTATAGTCCCGGTTATTCCGGCAGCCACCCGCCGGACACCGCCAATAACGGTAAGAATGACCTTTTTGACGTCACCGGCAGCGAAATTAACGGGGTCACTACCATTGAGTTTAAGCGTGATCTGAACACTTTGGAAAGTTATGACGTCCGCATCGTTAACGGTGTAAACGCCTTTATCTGGGCTATCGGCCCTTCGGACAACACGTTTGAGGAGCATTCGCTGCTTGGGTTCGGAGATATAACCGCCTCTATTGAACACCCTTAG
- a CDS encoding LemA family protein, with protein sequence MSRNLLAVLEKYPDLKADRSFLALQHSLTETEQRLALARDYYNEIATFYRTRLEVIPDRWLGRIAGFVPRPLLATESFERAPVTVELAA encoded by the coding sequence TTGTCCCGCAATTTGCTGGCTGTTTTGGAAAAGTATCCGGACTTAAAGGCTGATCGCTCTTTTTTGGCCTTGCAGCACTCCTTGACCGAGACGGAGCAACGCCTGGCGCTAGCCCGGGACTACTACAATGAGATTGCGACTTTTTACCGAACCAGATTGGAGGTCATCCCTGACCGCTGGTTGGGGCGGATTGCCGGTTTTGTCCCCCGGCCGTTACTAGCGACTGAAAGTTTTGAACGGGCCCCGGTCACGGTAGAACTAGCCGCCTGA